In Spirosoma aureum, a single genomic region encodes these proteins:
- a CDS encoding T9SS type A sorting domain-containing protein, with translation MKNYYILYIFLLFSQRAMLPNAKAQTTGQAIKITYPESRAIFQRGADNTSTIYVSGNYYQPVDSVQARVIAEVAGQGINTEWATIQRNPQGGIFQSSIRAQGGWYRLEIQAFSGGAIVGSDVIRKIGVGEVFIITGQSNAQGFQNFGAVGAADDRVNCVTYDNSTANSLADPPAPSFQQLGAASLIGPRGQSAWCWGVLGDLIAKQYNVPVLFINTAWEATIIKNWVESSNNQTTLKWFNSQPFPAGMPYANLLIALRYYCSLQGLRAVLWQQGENDNFPIHSTRKVYADDMQYLINKTRSDTDRYPAWVLARSSYNTGQVSEDIIQAQNDVINTYNNNVFAGPFTDNIQIPRYEGDVHFGGDGLKQLGQAWFNSLNSIFFATSRPLTPLPSPAIKVTCAANNALTVTLPDLYKSYVWNSGQTTQAITINKSGVYRATLKDKYGNTYLSPAIDVQGVIQPTVPTISLSKQPGQPATSQQQICADSTLTLVASSSTGSIPVWSTGIASRSITVGTSGVYSAQSVNVYGCKSAQSPTITLTARPKLPAPTVEQVGTYSLQATLPTPTGGQIDQFDWRRSGEVIPQNGPVVKVIVSGSYSARDKTTFALNNSSNLTCYSDYSAPKEFTFDQTTGGVSVYPNPSNDGVVTIETIENLKDALVDVFSLTGQQLSSYVVPIFDERKLLNLSGLAQGEYIIRVRSVGFNVSRRIIIAR, from the coding sequence ATGAAAAACTATTATATCCTGTACATTTTTCTGCTGTTTAGTCAGAGGGCTATGCTTCCCAATGCTAAAGCGCAGACTACCGGTCAGGCAATAAAGATCACGTATCCCGAAAGCCGGGCCATTTTCCAACGGGGAGCTGATAACACGAGTACAATTTACGTATCGGGTAACTACTACCAGCCAGTTGATAGCGTCCAGGCTCGTGTTATTGCTGAGGTTGCAGGGCAAGGTATAAACACCGAGTGGGCTACCATCCAGCGAAATCCACAGGGAGGAATCTTTCAAAGCTCTATCCGGGCACAGGGTGGTTGGTATCGCCTGGAGATCCAGGCCTTTTCGGGAGGAGCCATAGTGGGTAGTGATGTCATCCGCAAAATTGGTGTTGGCGAAGTATTCATCATCACGGGTCAGTCAAATGCACAAGGTTTTCAGAACTTCGGTGCAGTAGGGGCAGCCGATGACCGGGTCAACTGCGTTACCTATGATAACTCGACCGCAAACTCGCTGGCCGATCCACCAGCCCCTTCCTTTCAGCAGCTTGGTGCTGCTTCACTGATTGGCCCCCGTGGCCAAAGTGCCTGGTGCTGGGGTGTACTGGGCGATTTAATTGCGAAACAATATAATGTTCCCGTCCTATTCATCAATACAGCCTGGGAAGCTACAATCATCAAAAACTGGGTAGAAAGTTCAAACAACCAGACAACCCTCAAGTGGTTTAATAGCCAGCCGTTTCCAGCTGGAATGCCTTACGCCAACTTACTGATCGCCCTTCGTTATTATTGCTCTCTTCAGGGATTACGCGCTGTTTTGTGGCAACAGGGCGAAAATGATAACTTTCCTATACACTCCACGCGCAAAGTATACGCTGACGACATGCAGTATCTGATCAACAAAACGCGCTCAGATACAGATCGTTATCCGGCCTGGGTTCTGGCACGATCATCATACAACACTGGCCAGGTAAGTGAAGACATTATTCAAGCCCAAAATGACGTTATCAACACCTATAACAACAATGTTTTTGCGGGCCCATTTACCGATAATATTCAGATTCCCCGTTATGAAGGCGATGTTCACTTTGGTGGAGATGGCTTAAAGCAATTAGGGCAGGCCTGGTTCAACAGCCTGAATTCTATTTTCTTCGCAACATCGCGTCCATTAACACCACTCCCTTCACCCGCCATTAAGGTAACTTGTGCAGCCAATAACGCCTTGACAGTTACATTGCCTGATCTGTATAAATCTTATGTTTGGAACAGTGGGCAAACGACGCAAGCTATTACGATCAATAAGTCAGGAGTTTATCGCGCAACCCTGAAAGATAAATATGGAAATACCTATTTATCACCCGCTATTGACGTCCAGGGCGTAATCCAGCCAACAGTTCCAACAATTTCGCTGAGTAAACAACCAGGGCAACCGGCCACTTCTCAGCAACAAATTTGTGCAGATTCGACGTTAACACTGGTAGCTTCTTCTTCCACGGGCAGTATTCCGGTATGGAGTACAGGCATTGCCAGCAGATCAATTACGGTAGGAACATCAGGGGTTTATTCGGCTCAGTCAGTAAATGTATATGGCTGTAAATCGGCACAATCACCAACCATCACATTAACGGCTCGTCCTAAATTACCGGCACCTACGGTCGAACAGGTAGGTACTTACTCGCTACAGGCAACGCTACCCACACCAACAGGTGGACAGATCGATCAGTTTGACTGGCGTCGGTCAGGCGAAGTTATTCCACAGAATGGTCCAGTCGTAAAAGTTATTGTAAGCGGTAGTTATTCGGCTCGCGATAAAACGACATTCGCCTTGAATAATAGCTCAAATCTGACTTGTTACTCCGACTACAGCGCGCCTAAAGAATTTACGTTCGATCAGACCACCGGCGGAGTAAGTGTATATCCAAATCCGTCAAACGATGGTGTTGTGACAATCGAAACGATTGAAAACCTGAAAGACGCCCTTGTCGACGTTTTTTCATTAACAGGGCAGCAACTTTCATCATATGTGGTTCCAATTTTTGATGAGCGCAAATTGCTTAATTTATCGGGGCTTGCTCAGGGTGAATATATTATACGCGTTCGATCGGTGGGTTTTAACGTCTCCCGTCGTATTATCATCGCCCGATAG
- a CDS encoding NADH-quinone oxidoreductase subunit A — MNATYLPADYLPVLIQLGLALGFIVTTMLVTHSIGPKRHSQKKDDPFECGIPVHGDARTPISIKYFLIAILFVLFDVEVIFLYPWAVNFKGLGLTGFIEMVLFMGLLLAGFYYIIRKGVLNWE, encoded by the coding sequence ATGAACGCAACCTACCTCCCGGCCGACTATCTGCCGGTGCTAATCCAGCTTGGTTTGGCCCTTGGTTTCATCGTCACAACGATGCTTGTAACCCACTCAATTGGCCCCAAGCGTCATAGTCAAAAAAAGGACGATCCCTTTGAGTGTGGGATTCCTGTTCATGGTGATGCCCGTACCCCAATTTCCATCAAGTATTTCCTGATTGCTATCCTGTTCGTATTGTTCGATGTGGAAGTAATCTTTTTGTACCCATGGGCAGTAAATTTTAAAGGACTGGGTTTAACCGGTTTTATCGAAATGGTGCTGTTTATGGGCTTATTACTGGCGGGTTTCTATTACATCATCCGTAAGGGTGTTCTGAATTGGGAATAG
- a CDS encoding NADH-quinone oxidoreductase subunit B, whose amino-acid sequence MATDIKLAEAPASYDGPGFSATSFDKIIGLARANSLWPLPFATSCCGIEFMSTMASTFDLARFGSERPSFSPRQADMLLVAGTIAKKMGPVVKQVYLQMAEPRWVIAIGACASSGGIFDTYSVLQGIDRIIPVDVYVPGCPPRPEQILDGVMQVQELAKNESLRRRNTEEYQKLLNSYSIQ is encoded by the coding sequence ATGGCAACTGACATTAAGCTGGCCGAAGCACCCGCGAGTTACGATGGACCGGGATTTTCCGCCACTTCATTCGATAAAATTATTGGATTGGCTCGGGCAAATTCACTCTGGCCACTTCCATTTGCAACTTCCTGTTGTGGCATTGAGTTCATGTCAACCATGGCCTCAACCTTCGATCTGGCTCGCTTCGGGTCGGAGCGACCAAGTTTTTCACCTCGCCAGGCCGATATGCTATTGGTAGCCGGAACAATTGCTAAAAAGATGGGACCGGTTGTTAAGCAGGTGTATCTGCAAATGGCCGAACCACGCTGGGTAATTGCTATTGGAGCCTGTGCGTCAAGTGGTGGCATTTTCGATACGTATAGCGTGTTGCAAGGCATCGACCGCATAATTCCTGTCGATGTGTATGTACCGGGTTGTCCCCCTCGCCCCGAGCAGATTCTGGATGGCGTGATGCAGGTGCAGGAACTCGCCAAGAACGAATCGCTGCGTCGTCGAAATACTGAAGAGTATCAGAAACTGCTGAATTCGTATAGCATACAATAA
- a CDS encoding NADH-quinone oxidoreductase subunit C codes for MLTNEEVAQTIINQFGEAVSDFDDPYDLLTFSTTRETIIPLITYLKDHQTFQVGFLTDITGIHYPDSVGKEFCVVYHLHSLTNNFRLRVKVFLSADDLHIPTASPVFASANWMERETFDFFGIIFDGHPDLRRILNMEEMDYFPMRKEYPLEDATREDKIDALFGR; via the coding sequence ATGCTGACCAACGAAGAAGTTGCGCAGACCATTATTAATCAGTTTGGCGAGGCTGTCAGTGATTTTGATGATCCGTATGACCTGCTAACCTTTTCGACTACTCGGGAAACGATTATCCCGCTGATCACTTACCTAAAAGACCATCAGACATTTCAGGTTGGTTTTTTGACTGATATAACCGGCATACATTACCCGGATTCAGTGGGTAAAGAGTTTTGTGTAGTCTATCATCTACACAGTCTGACCAACAACTTCCGGTTGCGTGTCAAAGTCTTTCTGTCAGCAGATGATCTTCACATTCCGACTGCGAGTCCCGTTTTCGCTAGTGCAAACTGGATGGAACGCGAAACCTTCGACTTTTTTGGGATTATTTTCGATGGACACCCTGATTTGCGCCGAATCCTGAACATGGAGGAAATGGATTATTTCCCGATGCGCAAAGAATATCCACTCGAAGACGCCACCCGCGAAGATAAAATTGACGCATTGTTTGGACGATAA
- the nuoD gene encoding NADH dehydrogenase (quinone) subunit D, translated as MVSEDLDIANKNLPAEQGPVQYVNELTTLNLGPTHPATHGIFQNVLQMDGEKIVSSEQTIGYIHRAFEKIAERRPFYQITTLTDRMNYCSSPINNMGWHMTVEKLLGIDIPKRAQYIRVILMELARIADHVVCNGILGVDTGAFTGFLYIYQERENIYEIYEEICGARLTTNMGRIGGMERDLSPTAIRKIKELLVRFPKILREFENLFNRNRIFMDRVINVGSISAERALSYGFTGPNLRAAGVDYDVRVMNPYSSYQDFEFDIPVGQSGDTYDRFMVRNEEMWQSLRIIQQAMDNLPEGPYYADAPQYYLPPKQEVYKNMEALIYHFKIVMGEIDAPVGEVYHAVEGGNGELGFYLISDGGRAPYRLHFRRPCFIYYQAYPEMCKGLTLSDAIVIMSSMNVIAGELDA; from the coding sequence ATGGTTTCTGAAGATCTCGATATAGCCAACAAAAACCTGCCTGCCGAACAGGGTCCGGTTCAGTATGTTAATGAACTGACTACGCTCAATCTCGGTCCAACCCACCCAGCTACGCATGGTATTTTCCAGAACGTCCTTCAGATGGACGGGGAGAAAATTGTATCGAGCGAGCAGACGATCGGGTATATCCACCGGGCTTTCGAGAAAATTGCCGAGCGTCGCCCGTTCTACCAGATTACAACGCTTACCGATCGGATGAACTACTGTTCGTCGCCCATTAACAACATGGGTTGGCACATGACAGTCGAAAAATTACTGGGCATCGACATACCGAAACGAGCCCAATACATCCGCGTCATTCTGATGGAATTGGCCCGGATTGCTGATCACGTCGTTTGTAATGGCATTTTAGGTGTTGATACAGGAGCTTTTACTGGCTTTTTGTATATCTATCAGGAGCGTGAAAACATTTACGAAATTTACGAAGAGATCTGTGGAGCTCGTTTAACAACTAATATGGGTCGAATTGGTGGCATGGAGCGAGACCTCTCTCCTACTGCCATCCGTAAGATTAAAGAGCTGCTGGTACGTTTCCCCAAAATATTACGCGAGTTTGAAAATCTGTTTAATCGCAACCGGATTTTCATGGATCGCGTCATAAACGTTGGGTCAATTTCGGCAGAACGCGCCCTCAGCTATGGCTTTACTGGCCCAAACCTACGAGCCGCTGGTGTTGATTACGACGTTCGTGTTATGAACCCGTATTCATCCTATCAGGACTTTGAGTTTGACATTCCTGTCGGACAAAGTGGCGATACCTATGACCGGTTCATGGTTCGGAATGAAGAAATGTGGCAAAGTCTTCGGATTATTCAGCAGGCGATGGACAACCTGCCTGAGGGTCCTTATTATGCCGACGCTCCTCAATATTACTTACCGCCAAAGCAGGAAGTCTATAAAAACATGGAAGCCCTCATCTATCACTTCAAGATTGTGATGGGCGAGATCGATGCACCCGTTGGTGAAGTTTATCACGCTGTTGAGGGCGGTAACGGCGAACTTGGCTTCTATCTGATCAGCGATGGAGGTCGCGCACCATACCGCCTACACTTCCGTCGTCCATGTTTTATCTATTACCAGGCTTACCCGGAAATGTGTAAAGGCCTCACGCTATCTGATGCCATTGTCATTATGAGTAGTATGAATGTCATTGCAGGTGAGTTAGATGCATAG
- the nuoE gene encoding NADH-quinone oxidoreductase subunit NuoE, with protein sequence MSTTVENKPVVFTPERLTKAQEIIANYPEGRQKSALLPLLHLLQEQEGWTSPEGMDYVARLLGIQPIEVYEVATFYTMYHIDPVGKHVIEYCRTGPCCLMGGEEVYAHLKQRLGIDTGQTTVDGQFTLKEVECLAACGMGPVFQIREKYYMNLTNERVDEIIDELSK encoded by the coding sequence ATGAGCACGACTGTTGAAAATAAACCGGTGGTTTTTACCCCAGAGCGTTTAACGAAAGCGCAGGAAATTATTGCCAATTATCCTGAAGGGCGGCAGAAGTCAGCGCTATTGCCGCTGCTTCATCTGCTACAGGAGCAGGAAGGCTGGACCAGTCCCGAAGGTATGGACTACGTAGCCCGGCTGCTTGGCATCCAGCCAATTGAGGTTTATGAGGTAGCAACATTCTACACCATGTACCACATTGACCCGGTCGGTAAGCATGTTATTGAGTATTGTCGTACAGGTCCATGTTGCCTGATGGGTGGCGAAGAGGTGTATGCCCATCTGAAACAACGCCTTGGTATCGACACTGGCCAGACAACCGTCGACGGACAGTTTACGCTCAAAGAAGTTGAGTGCCTTGCCGCCTGTGGAATGGGCCCAGTGTTTCAGATTCGTGAAAAATACTATATGAATTTGACGAACGAGCGTGTAGACGAGATCATTGACGAGTTGTCGAAGTAA
- the nuoF gene encoding NADH-quinone oxidoreductase subunit NuoF: MATKILTEHINVPGIETFDVYRKQGGYTAVEKALKTMTPEAIVEEVKKAGVRGRGGAGFPMGMKWSFLAKPEGVPRYLVCNADESEPGTFKDHYLMKHIPHLLIEGMIVSSFALGANKSFIYVRGELMYVIRILEKAIAEAKAKGFLGKNILGTGYDLELVVQPGGGAYICGEETALLESLEGKRGNPRNKPPFPAVKGLYQCPTVVNNVESIATAAWIVNNGGDAYAAIGIGRSTGTKLISASGHINKPGVYEIELGVPVEDFIYADEWCGGIRPGHKFKALVAGGSSVPILPANLALTLANGDKRLMTYESLSDGGFATGTMLGSGGFIVFDETSCIVRNTWNFSRFYHHESCGQCSPCREGTGWMEKVLHRIEYGHGHQQDIDLLVDVAKKIEGNTICPLGDAAAWPVASAIRHFRDEFQWHIDNPSEATQPGAVYRGDMALV; this comes from the coding sequence ATGGCTACCAAAATACTGACCGAACATATTAACGTTCCCGGCATCGAAACCTTCGATGTATACCGGAAACAGGGCGGCTATACGGCCGTTGAGAAAGCACTTAAAACAATGACCCCCGAAGCCATTGTTGAAGAAGTGAAAAAAGCGGGCGTACGTGGCCGTGGTGGCGCTGGTTTCCCGATGGGTATGAAATGGAGCTTTCTGGCCAAGCCGGAGGGCGTTCCGCGGTATCTTGTCTGCAACGCCGACGAATCGGAGCCCGGAACGTTCAAAGACCATTACCTGATGAAACACATTCCTCACTTATTGATTGAAGGAATGATTGTTTCATCATTTGCGCTCGGAGCCAATAAGTCGTTCATCTATGTTCGGGGTGAACTGATGTACGTTATCCGCATTCTCGAAAAAGCCATTGCCGAAGCAAAAGCAAAAGGTTTTTTGGGTAAAAATATTTTAGGTACGGGCTATGACCTCGAACTGGTCGTACAACCAGGTGGTGGAGCCTACATTTGTGGTGAAGAAACAGCCCTGCTCGAATCGCTCGAAGGCAAACGGGGTAATCCGCGGAACAAGCCGCCCTTTCCGGCGGTCAAGGGTTTATATCAATGCCCGACCGTAGTCAATAACGTAGAATCGATTGCAACCGCAGCGTGGATTGTCAATAACGGTGGGGATGCTTATGCCGCCATCGGCATTGGCAGAAGTACGGGTACAAAATTAATTTCAGCATCAGGTCATATTAACAAGCCGGGCGTTTACGAAATTGAATTGGGTGTTCCGGTCGAGGATTTTATTTATGCCGATGAATGGTGTGGTGGAATTCGGCCAGGCCATAAATTCAAAGCACTGGTAGCCGGTGGTTCTTCTGTTCCCATTTTACCCGCTAATCTGGCTCTAACGCTCGCCAACGGCGATAAGCGACTGATGACTTATGAGTCGCTGTCGGATGGTGGATTTGCGACGGGTACAATGCTGGGTTCCGGTGGTTTTATCGTCTTCGATGAAACATCCTGCATTGTTCGTAATACCTGGAATTTCTCCCGCTTCTATCACCACGAGTCCTGCGGTCAGTGTAGTCCCTGCCGCGAGGGTACGGGCTGGATGGAGAAAGTTCTGCACCGGATTGAATATGGGCACGGCCATCAGCAGGATATTGACCTGCTGGTCGATGTAGCCAAGAAAATAGAAGGGAATACCATTTGCCCGCTTGGCGATGCGGCCGCCTGGCCTGTTGCCAGCGCGATCCGGCATTTCCGTGATGAGTTCCAATGGCATATTGACAATCCTTCAGAAGCAACTCAGCCCGGCGCTGTTTATCGGGGCGATATGGCTCTGGTATAA
- a CDS encoding 2Fe-2S iron-sulfur cluster-binding protein: MEDVKPQLLKVTIDGIEVEVEPGTTILQAARKIGPDVAPPAMCYYQPLKGSGGKCRACLVRVAAGSAKDPRPMPKLVASCLTAVQDGMVVENTTNPQVIDARNGIVEFLLLNHPLDCPVCDQAGECDLQNFAFDHGKVTTRYEEDRRTFEKHDIGPFIQLHMTRCILCYRCVYTADQITEKRVHGVLGRGDASEIGTYIEKAIDNDFSGNVIDVCPVGALTDKTYRFKNRVWFSKPVDAHRDCPTCSGKVTLWYRGEEVIRVTARKNEWNEVTEFICNTCRFETKKTSDWTIEGPTKISRSSVISANKYRADTIKPSFGQRLAAAEYKPIDDERDTSQLTIQQLPPERFAKLPSAMEPEP, from the coding sequence ATGGAAGACGTAAAGCCGCAACTGTTGAAAGTCACTATCGACGGAATCGAAGTCGAGGTGGAACCGGGAACGACCATTTTGCAGGCCGCCCGCAAGATCGGCCCGGATGTGGCTCCTCCTGCCATGTGCTACTATCAGCCATTGAAAGGTAGTGGCGGTAAATGCCGGGCTTGTCTGGTTCGGGTGGCAGCGGGTTCTGCTAAAGATCCACGACCCATGCCTAAACTAGTGGCGTCGTGTCTGACGGCGGTACAGGACGGAATGGTTGTTGAAAATACCACGAATCCGCAGGTCATTGATGCGCGGAACGGAATCGTTGAGTTTTTACTCCTGAACCACCCGCTCGACTGTCCGGTATGCGATCAGGCAGGCGAATGTGATCTCCAGAACTTTGCCTTCGATCACGGTAAGGTTACGACACGTTACGAAGAGGATCGCCGGACGTTCGAGAAACACGACATTGGGCCCTTCATACAGCTTCACATGACGCGTTGCATTCTATGCTACCGTTGTGTTTATACTGCCGACCAGATTACCGAAAAACGCGTTCATGGTGTATTAGGGCGTGGTGATGCTTCTGAAATTGGAACTTACATCGAGAAAGCCATTGACAATGATTTCTCGGGTAATGTTATCGATGTTTGCCCGGTAGGTGCGCTGACGGATAAAACGTACCGGTTCAAGAATCGCGTATGGTTCTCGAAACCTGTCGATGCTCACCGCGACTGCCCAACCTGCTCAGGGAAAGTAACGCTCTGGTATCGGGGTGAAGAGGTGATTCGCGTAACGGCCCGCAAAAACGAGTGGAACGAGGTAACGGAGTTTATCTGCAATACCTGCCGCTTCGAAACCAAAAAAACCAGCGACTGGACGATTGAAGGGCCGACAAAAATCTCACGCAGTTCTGTAATTTCGGCCAATAAGTACCGGGCTGACACCATAAAGCCAAGTTTCGGTCAACGGCTGGCAGCGGCAGAGTATAAGCCCATTGATGATGAGCGCGATACGTCGCAATTGACAATTCAACAATTACCACCCGAGCGTTTTGCGAAGTTGCCATCGGCAATGGAACCCGAACCTTGA
- the nuoH gene encoding NADH-quinone oxidoreductase subunit NuoH: MDLTILIVKGIIILVIFGITLLIATYSTYAERKVAAFLQDRIGPNRAGPWGLLQPIADAGKMFFKEDFIPSQASKWLFILGPCLAMLTALMSSSVIPFADSIRFAWNKVNYEIPVQAIEINIGVLYIFGVVSLGVYGIMVGGWASNNKFSLLGAIRAASQNISYEIALGLSMIAILMMTGSLSVRAIVAEQASFFEWNVFTQPLGFVIFLTCAFAECNRTPFDLPECETELVGGYHTEYSSMKLGFYLFAEYINMFVSSAFISALYFGGFHYPFMNEVGSALEKSLGAIAGHNLATAIQFVVFFGKIFFFIFFFMWVRWTLPRFRYDQLMNLGWKTFIPLSILNVVVTGAGLLYNFKYATWLIAIVMIVLAVMSTARAPKQAVIPQRS, translated from the coding sequence ATGGACCTAACCATATTAATCGTTAAAGGAATCATTATCCTCGTTATTTTCGGGATAACGCTCCTCATTGCGACCTACTCCACTTACGCCGAGCGTAAGGTGGCCGCATTTCTGCAAGACCGCATCGGCCCCAATCGTGCGGGACCCTGGGGCCTGCTTCAGCCAATTGCCGATGCTGGAAAGATGTTCTTCAAAGAAGATTTCATTCCATCGCAGGCTAGCAAATGGCTATTTATCCTGGGACCATGCCTGGCTATGTTAACAGCCCTGATGTCGAGTTCGGTTATTCCATTTGCCGATAGTATCAGGTTCGCCTGGAATAAAGTAAACTACGAAATTCCGGTACAAGCCATCGAAATTAACATTGGTGTGTTGTACATTTTTGGCGTCGTGTCGCTGGGTGTTTATGGCATTATGGTTGGAGGCTGGGCTTCGAACAACAAGTTTTCGCTATTGGGCGCTATTCGGGCAGCCTCTCAGAACATTAGCTACGAGATTGCGCTGGGTCTGTCGATGATTGCTATTTTGATGATGACGGGTTCATTGTCGGTTCGGGCGATCGTTGCCGAGCAAGCCAGTTTCTTCGAGTGGAACGTGTTTACCCAGCCACTCGGCTTTGTTATCTTCCTGACCTGCGCCTTTGCTGAATGTAACCGTACACCATTCGACCTGCCCGAGTGCGAAACGGAGCTTGTTGGCGGCTACCATACTGAATATAGCTCCATGAAACTTGGCTTTTATCTGTTTGCTGAGTACATCAACATGTTCGTTTCATCCGCGTTCATCTCGGCGCTCTATTTCGGTGGTTTCCATTATCCATTTATGAACGAAGTAGGATCAGCGTTAGAAAAATCACTGGGAGCTATAGCTGGTCATAACCTGGCAACGGCAATCCAGTTTGTTGTTTTCTTCGGGAAGATCTTCTTCTTCATCTTCTTTTTCATGTGGGTTCGCTGGACACTACCACGGTTCCGTTACGACCAACTGATGAACCTGGGCTGGAAGACATTCATTCCGCTCTCCATCCTGAATGTTGTCGTAACTGGCGCAGGTTTGCTGTATAACTTTAAGTATGCAACCTGGCTTATCGCCATTGTGATGATCGTTTTGGCAGTAATGTCTACTGCCCGTGCGCCGAAACAAGCAGTTATTCCACAACGGTCTTAA
- a CDS encoding NuoI/complex I 23 kDa subunit family protein, translating to MQLTNRSKQVSNKEMTLAEKMYLPAVVGGLAITIRHFFRKKPTIQYPEVKKYLGPVYRGHHILKRDEQGRERCTACGLCAVACPAEAISMVAAERKKGEENLYREEKYAAVYEINMLRCIFCGLCEEACPKQAVYLRHDRMVPVFQERDEVIYGKERLVEKMDDRYIRVANSEVKATPTEPSLTRAAT from the coding sequence ATGCAACTAACCAATCGCTCCAAACAAGTCAGCAATAAGGAAATGACGCTGGCGGAGAAGATGTATCTGCCTGCCGTTGTTGGTGGACTGGCCATCACAATTCGTCACTTTTTCCGGAAAAAGCCGACGATTCAATACCCGGAGGTAAAAAAATACCTCGGCCCCGTTTACCGCGGGCATCATATTCTGAAGCGCGACGAGCAGGGCCGTGAACGCTGTACAGCTTGCGGTTTATGCGCCGTTGCCTGCCCAGCCGAAGCCATCTCGATGGTAGCTGCCGAGCGTAAAAAGGGAGAAGAAAACCTGTATCGTGAAGAGAAATACGCAGCTGTTTACGAAATCAACATGCTACGTTGCATCTTCTGCGGCCTATGCGAAGAAGCGTGTCCCAAACAGGCTGTTTACCTCCGTCACGATCGAATGGTGCCTGTTTTTCAGGAGCGCGACGAAGTGATTTATGGAAAAGAGCGGCTCGTCGAAAAGATGGATGACCGCTATATTCGGGTTGCTAACTCAGAAGTGAAAGCCACGCCAACAGAACCTAGCCTGACGCGGGCTGCTACCTAG
- a CDS encoding NADH-quinone oxidoreductase subunit J family protein: MTEFINFFKALTPTGYLFLLLTAITLFSAIGVVTARNPIYSVLALIATFFCLSGHYILLNAQFLAAVNIIVYAGAIMVLFLFTIMFLNLRKDDEESKTNLTKMASVVVGGLLMVMLITIFRAKSAQVPTVNPVSFSAKTGLVENLGNLLYSDYILPFELASVLFLVAMVGAVMLGKREAGDRHF; this comes from the coding sequence ATGACAGAATTTATAAATTTCTTTAAAGCCCTTACTCCTACTGGCTATCTGTTCCTGCTTCTGACAGCCATTACACTGTTTAGTGCAATTGGCGTTGTAACAGCTCGGAATCCGATCTACAGCGTTCTGGCACTGATTGCCACGTTTTTTTGCCTGTCAGGCCATTACATTTTGTTGAATGCCCAATTTCTGGCAGCGGTCAACATTATCGTGTATGCGGGTGCGATTATGGTCTTGTTTCTGTTCACCATCATGTTCCTGAACCTACGGAAGGATGACGAAGAATCGAAGACGAATCTCACTAAGATGGCTTCCGTTGTTGTAGGCGGTTTACTAATGGTGATGCTCATTACTATTTTCCGGGCTAAAAGCGCACAGGTCCCTACCGTTAATCCGGTGTCATTTAGTGCTAAAACGGGCCTGGTCGAGAACTTGGGCAACCTTCTTTATAGCGATTATATTCTGCCCTTCGAATTGGCGTCGGTCCTGTTTCTGGTCGCTATGGTTGGCGCCGTTATGCTGGGCAAGCGCGAAGCAGGCGACCGACATTTCTAG